In Brienomyrus brachyistius isolate T26 unplaced genomic scaffold, BBRACH_0.4 scaffold44, whole genome shotgun sequence, the following are encoded in one genomic region:
- the LOC125722912 gene encoding uncharacterized protein LOC125722912 isoform X1, translating to MDSQAEIYLEKQHLRTHLSFCMEMIREDEAKTVCEEDVVSDGCCCVTGAECAPLKDVVVASPSNTTFTGICNFSHEKMKDNLAIRNLKHDKYIRRSGNEASMDPSSVIKSASITIFYYKTTLIEEPFRGIPVVLNFTNTDSFLRCQKSGDRVSVSVEVQRHHLRGKFEKQRLQRFSSRDEDAFSFVFYMMAARDSARRFESAVHGGWFMKAVDEIVGMGPLSPESESSYFIFHEQ from the exons ATGGATTCCCAGGCAGAGATCTATCTTGAGAAGCAACACTTGAGAACACACTTGTCCTTCTGCATGGAGATGATAAGGGAGGATGAGGCGAAGACTGTTTGTGAGGAGGATGTCGTCAGTGACGGCTGCTGCTGCGTAACGGGGGCCGAATGCGCTCCCTTGAAGGACGTGGTTGTGGCAAGTCCTAGCAACACCACTTTTA CAGGAATATGTAATTTTAGCCATGAGAAGATGAAGGACAACCTAGCAATACGGAATCTGAAACATGACAAGTATATCAGGCGTTCCGGCAACGAGGCCTCCATGGATCCTTCTTCTGTCATTAAATCAG CAAGCATAACAATTTTCTACTACAAGACAACCCTTATTGAGGAGCCCTTCCGCGGGATCCCGGTGGTGCTTAATTTCACCAACACTGACTCCTTCCTGCGCTGCCAGAAGAGCGGTGACCGGGTGTCTGTCAGCGTCGAGGTACAGCGCCATCATTTACGCGGG AAGTTTGAAAAGCAAAGGCTGCAGCGTTTCTCCAGCCGGGACGAAGACGCCTTCTCCTTTGTCTTCTACATGATGGCCGCCCGGGACAGTGCGCGTCGTTTCGAGTCTGCGGTTCACGGCGGCTGGTTTATGAAGGCGGTCGATGAGATCGTAGGCATGGGCCCCCTGTCCCCGGAGAGCGAGTCCTCCTATTTTATATTTCATGAGCAGTGA
- the LOC125722912 gene encoding uncharacterized protein LOC125722912 isoform X3, whose translation MDSQAEIYLEKQHLRTHLSFCMEMIREDEAKTVCEEDVVSDGCCCVTGAECAPLKDVVVASPSNTTFTGICNFSHEKMKDNLAIRNLKHDKYIRRSGNEASMDPSSVIKSASITIFYYKTTLIEEPFRGIPVVLNFTNTDSFLRCQKSGDRVSVSVEKFEKQRLQRFSSRDEDAFSFVFYMMAARDSARRFESAVHGGWFMKAVDEIVGMGPLSPESESSYFIFHEQ comes from the exons ATGGATTCCCAGGCAGAGATCTATCTTGAGAAGCAACACTTGAGAACACACTTGTCCTTCTGCATGGAGATGATAAGGGAGGATGAGGCGAAGACTGTTTGTGAGGAGGATGTCGTCAGTGACGGCTGCTGCTGCGTAACGGGGGCCGAATGCGCTCCCTTGAAGGACGTGGTTGTGGCAAGTCCTAGCAACACCACTTTTA CAGGAATATGTAATTTTAGCCATGAGAAGATGAAGGACAACCTAGCAATACGGAATCTGAAACATGACAAGTATATCAGGCGTTCCGGCAACGAGGCCTCCATGGATCCTTCTTCTGTCATTAAATCAG CAAGCATAACAATTTTCTACTACAAGACAACCCTTATTGAGGAGCCCTTCCGCGGGATCCCGGTGGTGCTTAATTTCACCAACACTGACTCCTTCCTGCGCTGCCAGAAGAGCGGTGACCGGGTGTCTGTCAGCGTCGAG AAGTTTGAAAAGCAAAGGCTGCAGCGTTTCTCCAGCCGGGACGAAGACGCCTTCTCCTTTGTCTTCTACATGATGGCCGCCCGGGACAGTGCGCGTCGTTTCGAGTCTGCGGTTCACGGCGGCTGGTTTATGAAGGCGGTCGATGAGATCGTAGGCATGGGCCCCCTGTCCCCGGAGAGCGAGTCCTCCTATTTTATATTTCATGAGCAGTGA
- the LOC125722912 gene encoding uncharacterized protein LOC125722912 isoform X2, translating to MDSQAEIYLEKQHLRTHLSFCMEMIREDEAKTVCEEDVVSDGCCCVTGAECAPLKDVVVASPSNTTFRICNFSHEKMKDNLAIRNLKHDKYIRRSGNEASMDPSSVIKSASITIFYYKTTLIEEPFRGIPVVLNFTNTDSFLRCQKSGDRVSVSVEVQRHHLRGKFEKQRLQRFSSRDEDAFSFVFYMMAARDSARRFESAVHGGWFMKAVDEIVGMGPLSPESESSYFIFHEQ from the exons ATGGATTCCCAGGCAGAGATCTATCTTGAGAAGCAACACTTGAGAACACACTTGTCCTTCTGCATGGAGATGATAAGGGAGGATGAGGCGAAGACTGTTTGTGAGGAGGATGTCGTCAGTGACGGCTGCTGCTGCGTAACGGGGGCCGAATGCGCTCCCTTGAAGGACGTGGTTGTGGCAAGTCCTAGCAACACCACTTTTA GAATATGTAATTTTAGCCATGAGAAGATGAAGGACAACCTAGCAATACGGAATCTGAAACATGACAAGTATATCAGGCGTTCCGGCAACGAGGCCTCCATGGATCCTTCTTCTGTCATTAAATCAG CAAGCATAACAATTTTCTACTACAAGACAACCCTTATTGAGGAGCCCTTCCGCGGGATCCCGGTGGTGCTTAATTTCACCAACACTGACTCCTTCCTGCGCTGCCAGAAGAGCGGTGACCGGGTGTCTGTCAGCGTCGAGGTACAGCGCCATCATTTACGCGGG AAGTTTGAAAAGCAAAGGCTGCAGCGTTTCTCCAGCCGGGACGAAGACGCCTTCTCCTTTGTCTTCTACATGATGGCCGCCCGGGACAGTGCGCGTCGTTTCGAGTCTGCGGTTCACGGCGGCTGGTTTATGAAGGCGGTCGATGAGATCGTAGGCATGGGCCCCCTGTCCCCGGAGAGCGAGTCCTCCTATTTTATATTTCATGAGCAGTGA
- the cltrn gene encoding collectrin, which yields MLPGLLLSLCISTALTAVQAENECFEDANDGYKVRLSIKTALGNKAYPWNDSEMFLFRATLAFAMRVYTKSDQYNVSSVQVCNETQRVSFWFVVLNDTGPVSAEVVAKAVRMSRNRINSAFLLTDQTLEFVNIPPTLAAPAQPGTPPWLIVFGVVICAVCAGVVTLLLSTFVQKRRKKGILDGENEEERCEKQNGTAQEVQEGSDDFNQRFVEASSSTKL from the exons ATGCTGCCCGGTCTCTTACTATCGCTTTGCATTTCCACTGCCTTGACAGCTGTCCAGGCTGAGAATGAGTGCTTCGAGG ATGCAAACGATGGCTACAAAGTACGACTTAGCATTAAAACAGCCCTGGGAAATAAGGCG TACCCTTGGAACGACAGCGAGATGTTCCTGTTCAGGGCTACTCTGGCCTTTGCAATGAGAGTTTATACCAAGTCGGATCAGTACAA CGTCTCAAGCGTCCAGGTGTGTAACGAGACGCAACGCGTGTCCTTCTGGTTTGTGGTGTTAAACGACACGGGGCCTGTATCCGCTGAGGTTGTGGCAAAAGCCGTCAG GATGTCGAGGAACCGCATCAACAGTGCTTTCCTGCTGACGGATCAGACCCTGGAGTTTGTGAACATTCCCCCGACTCTGGCAGCGCCGGCGCAGCCTGGCACGCCGCCCTGGCTCATCGTGTTCGGCGTGGTCATCTGTGCCGTGTGCGCTGGCGTCGTCACACTGCTTCTGTCCACCTTCGTGCAGAAGAGGCG GAAGAAAGGAATTCTCGATGGGGAGAACGAGGAAGAAAGGTGTGAAAAACAGAATGGCACTGCCCAGGAGGTccaggaaggaagtgatgattTTAACCAGAGATTTGTGGAGGCCAGTAGCTCTACAAAGCTTTAG